One window of the Janthinobacterium sp. PAMC25594 genome contains the following:
- a CDS encoding DNA-deoxyinosine glycosylase, which yields MPDPRKRCFDPVVDANTRLLILGSLPGEKSLAHSQYYAHPQNKFWMLLGEVLGVELKSLPYEERLATLLAHGVGLWDVVAQAQRAGSLDSNIRCRDDNDLVALAASLPRLHTIAFNGGTAAKLGVKVLGEHAQRYRIVSLPSSSPAYTLAYAQKLQAWLSLRGQQEPAAH from the coding sequence ATGCCGGACCCGCGCAAGCGCTGTTTCGATCCCGTCGTCGACGCCAATACGCGCTTGCTGATACTGGGCAGCCTGCCCGGCGAAAAATCGCTGGCGCACAGCCAGTACTATGCGCATCCGCAAAACAAATTCTGGATGCTGCTGGGCGAGGTGCTGGGCGTGGAGCTGAAGAGCCTGCCTTATGAAGAGCGTCTGGCCACCTTGCTGGCGCACGGCGTGGGCCTGTGGGACGTGGTGGCGCAGGCACAGCGCGCGGGCAGCCTGGACAGCAATATCCGCTGCCGCGACGACAACGACCTGGTGGCTCTGGCCGCCAGCCTGCCACGGCTGCACACGATCGCCTTCAACGGCGGCACGGCGGCGAAGCTGGGCGTCAAGGTGCTGGGCGAACATGCGCAGCGCTACCGCATCGTCAGCTTGCCGTCGAGCAGCCCCGCCTACACCTTGGCGTATGCGCAGAAATTGCAGGCATGGCTGTCGCTGCGTGGCCAACAGGAGCCGGCCGCGCACTGA
- a CDS encoding HDOD domain-containing protein: MMRAAAQKQVVQEDPVDALMRSIRIPPRPSLLVDLQRELAEQDPSPRRIARIIADDVGMSGALLKLANSPFYGAARKAKSVEQGINFLGINQCSAMMTGLLARQALEAEGVELTNFWDVSAKRARALVFTSRKLRIAPPDIAHTFGLFCDIGVPLLMNRFPDYVKTYAAAANDAHNCFTSLEDARHQTNHAAIGCLLARNWGLSSDVSWAILHHHDYTVLADPSTDDAIRSLVALSLLAEKGIQRYHGNSTSLEWDKGGELACQHLGLSQEEAADLLDELHEMFDTDH, from the coding sequence ATGATGAGAGCTGCAGCGCAAAAGCAGGTAGTGCAGGAAGATCCGGTTGACGCCTTGATGCGTTCCATCCGTATTCCGCCGCGTCCCAGCCTGCTGGTCGACCTGCAGCGCGAACTGGCGGAACAGGACCCGTCGCCGCGCCGCATCGCGCGCATCATCGCCGACGATGTCGGCATGTCCGGCGCCCTGCTGAAATTGGCCAATTCACCGTTCTACGGCGCCGCGCGCAAGGCAAAATCCGTCGAGCAAGGCATCAACTTTCTCGGCATCAACCAGTGCAGCGCCATGATGACGGGCTTGCTGGCGCGCCAGGCGCTGGAAGCGGAAGGCGTGGAACTGACCAACTTCTGGGATGTGTCGGCCAAGCGCGCACGCGCCCTGGTGTTTACCTCGCGCAAGCTGCGCATCGCCCCGCCCGACATCGCCCATACCTTCGGCCTGTTCTGCGATATCGGCGTGCCTTTGCTGATGAACCGCTTTCCCGACTACGTCAAGACGTACGCGGCGGCGGCAAACGACGCGCACAATTGCTTTACCAGCCTGGAAGACGCGCGCCACCAGACCAACCACGCGGCTATCGGCTGCTTGCTGGCGCGCAACTGGGGCCTGTCCTCCGATGTGTCCTGGGCCATTTTGCACCACCACGACTACACGGTGCTGGCGGACCCGTCCACGGACGACGCCATCCGTTCGCTCGTCGCCCTGTCGCTGCTGGCCGAAAAGGGCATTCAGCGCTACCATGGCAACAGTACCTCGCTGGAGTGGGACAAGGGCGGCGAACTTGCCTGCCAGCATCTTGGCCTGTCGCAGGAAGAAGCGGCCGACCTGCTCGACGAATTGCACGAGATGTTCGATACCGACCATTGA
- a CDS encoding DNA-3-methyladenine glycosylase produces MKKLLAGIDFADDSSSVARQLIGVTVLVDGVGGRIVETEAYDRLDPASHTYAGLTPRNAAMFGPPAHAYVYRSYGIHWCLNFVCREAGHGAGVLIRAIEPLAGIDAMRERRGVEEPRLLCSGPGKVCQALGVSHLQNRLALDAPPFTLLAREEEFAVQAGPRIGISRAMETPWRFVLAGSRYLSKPMRAPVS; encoded by the coding sequence ATGAAAAAACTCCTGGCCGGTATCGATTTTGCGGACGATTCCAGCAGCGTGGCGCGCCAGCTGATCGGCGTGACCGTGCTGGTCGACGGCGTGGGCGGGCGCATCGTGGAAACGGAAGCGTATGACCGGCTGGACCCCGCTTCGCACACGTATGCCGGCTTGACGCCGCGCAACGCCGCCATGTTCGGCCCGCCCGCGCACGCCTATGTCTACCGTTCCTACGGCATCCACTGGTGTTTGAACTTTGTGTGCCGCGAAGCGGGCCATGGGGCGGGCGTGCTGATCCGCGCCATCGAGCCGCTGGCGGGCATCGATGCCATGCGCGAGCGGCGCGGCGTCGAGGAACCGCGGCTGCTGTGCTCGGGCCCGGGCAAGGTGTGCCAGGCGCTGGGCGTGAGCCACCTGCAGAACCGGCTGGCGCTCGATGCGCCACCGTTCACCCTGCTGGCCCGCGAGGAAGAGTTTGCTGTGCAGGCGGGCCCGCGCATCGGCATTTCCAGGGCGATGGAGACGCCGTGGCGCTTCGTGCTGGCCGGTTCTCGTTATCTGAGCAAGCCGATGCGCGCGCCTGTCAGCTAG
- a CDS encoding methyl-accepting chemotaxis protein — protein sequence MLNQLRIGPKLLLAPALVLLLLILSSSGAWYGMVRQNASLENMVLVRIAHLKAAADVVGEVKHVHGNMYQLLSWTNGSFAKARIDALEQQIKARHAAIGTQLATLRSTATGAERTLVDAAITALAGYRKAVLETMEMAQMDQSIATNSMLKAETQFGQFNTQLAQLSALETTLSSQAHATASAEFRSLGWSLLLTVMLSILASIVVTMLVRRAMLVEIRGIADAVQDLAAGKLIAGAPKQGNDEIAATSRVLDQTIAHLNQTLRTIMDAVQSIDTASREIATGNLDLSARTEMQASSLEETSSAMEALTQAVNDNADNAQLACELAGQASTLAVQGGKSMQQAVTTMATIRANSRQIVDIIGVIDGISFQTNILALNAAVEAARAGEQGRGFAVVASEVRTLAQRSAQAAREIKTLIATSVTTIDGGSVAVQQAGDSMGAIVASVQQVNEIIQRVKEASAEQASGITEVNQAVTQMDDVTQQNAALVEQAAAAAASLQDQAVKLSAAVAVFTLDERPATPAGHSGDEAFQHPASPVKGEGKDRRALHSPLRGMPGLRGAKDASQRRRG from the coding sequence ATGCTCAATCAATTACGCATCGGACCAAAATTATTGCTGGCGCCCGCCCTGGTCTTGCTGCTGCTGATACTCAGCTCGAGCGGCGCCTGGTATGGCATGGTGCGGCAAAATGCCTCGCTGGAAAACATGGTGCTGGTGCGCATCGCGCATCTGAAAGCGGCCGCCGACGTCGTCGGCGAGGTCAAACATGTGCATGGCAATATGTACCAATTGCTGTCGTGGACGAATGGCAGTTTCGCCAAGGCCCGCATCGACGCGCTGGAACAACAGATCAAGGCGCGTCACGCGGCCATCGGTACCCAGCTGGCCACACTGCGGTCCACCGCCACGGGTGCCGAACGCACCTTGGTCGATGCCGCCATCACGGCCCTGGCCGGCTATCGCAAGGCCGTGCTGGAAACCATGGAAATGGCACAGATGGACCAGTCGATCGCCACCAATTCCATGCTCAAGGCGGAAACGCAATTCGGCCAGTTCAATACGCAGCTGGCGCAGCTGTCGGCCCTGGAAACGACGCTCAGCAGCCAGGCCCATGCGACGGCCAGCGCCGAGTTTCGCAGCCTGGGCTGGAGCCTGCTGCTGACCGTCATGCTCTCCATCCTGGCCTCCATCGTGGTGACCATGCTGGTGCGGCGCGCCATGCTGGTGGAAATCCGCGGCATCGCCGACGCCGTGCAAGACTTGGCGGCGGGCAAGCTGATCGCCGGTGCGCCCAAGCAAGGCAATGACGAGATCGCCGCCACCTCGCGCGTGCTGGACCAGACCATCGCCCACCTGAACCAGACCTTGCGCACCATCATGGACGCTGTGCAATCGATCGACACGGCGTCGCGCGAAATTGCCACCGGCAATCTGGATCTGTCGGCGCGCACCGAAATGCAAGCCAGTTCGCTGGAAGAAACGTCGAGCGCCATGGAAGCGCTGACGCAAGCCGTCAATGACAACGCCGACAACGCCCAGCTGGCCTGCGAGCTGGCGGGGCAAGCCTCTACCTTGGCCGTGCAAGGGGGAAAGTCGATGCAGCAGGCGGTGACGACGATGGCGACGATACGCGCCAATTCGCGCCAGATCGTGGATATTATCGGCGTGATCGACGGTATTTCGTTTCAGACCAATATCCTCGCGCTGAACGCCGCGGTGGAGGCGGCGCGCGCGGGCGAGCAAGGCCGCGGCTTTGCCGTGGTGGCGTCCGAAGTGCGCACCCTGGCGCAACGCTCGGCGCAGGCGGCCAGGGAAATCAAGACCCTGATCGCCACCTCGGTCACCACCATCGATGGCGGCAGCGTGGCCGTGCAGCAAGCGGGTGACAGCATGGGCGCCATCGTGGCCTCGGTGCAGCAAGTCAATGAAATCATCCAGCGCGTCAAAGAGGCCAGCGCCGAGCAGGCGTCGGGCATCACGGAAGTCAACCAGGCCGTCACGCAAATGGATGACGTCACCCAGCAAAATGCGGCCCTGGTGGAACAGGCAGCGGCAGCGGCGGCCAGTTTGCAGGACCAGGCTGTCAAATTGTCGGCGGCCGTGGCCGTGTTCACCCTGGACGAGCGCCCCGCTACGCCGGCCGGCCACAGCGGAGACGAGGCATTCCAGCATCCAGCCAGCCCCGTCAAGGGAGAAGGCAAGGACAGGCGGGCTCTGCACAGTCCGCTGCGCGGCATGCCCGGCCTGCGCGGCGCCAAGGATGCGTCCCAGCGCCGGCGCGGCTAG
- a CDS encoding cache domain-containing protein, with protein MKRLFTGSLLCLAFAGGSVNAAVEPTEKDAIAMAERGAAFMKAHGKEEMMKKITAKDPDFVQGSLYVDMRDIKTGIVLAHPINPSIVGKDLTDVPDANGKKYRREIIELAQKQGKGWVDYQYKNPTSGKIEPKTTYILRVNDVVLEAGIYKK; from the coding sequence ATGAAACGCTTATTCACGGGTAGCCTGCTGTGCCTGGCATTTGCCGGCGGCAGCGTCAATGCCGCCGTCGAACCAACGGAAAAAGACGCCATCGCCATGGCCGAACGGGGCGCCGCCTTCATGAAGGCGCATGGCAAGGAAGAAATGATGAAGAAAATCACGGCGAAAGACCCCGACTTCGTGCAGGGCTCGCTGTATGTGGACATGCGTGACATCAAGACGGGCATCGTGCTGGCCCACCCCATCAATCCATCCATCGTGGGCAAGGATTTGACGGATGTGCCTGATGCGAATGGCAAGAAATATCGCCGTGAAATCATTGAGCTGGCACAAAAGCAGGGCAAGGGCTGGGTCGACTACCAGTACAAAAATCCTACCAGCGGCAAGATCGAGCCGAAGACCACGTACATCCTGCGCGTCAACGACGTGGTGCTGGAAGCGGGGATCTACAAAAAATAA